One segment of Pseudodesulfovibrio sp. 5S69 DNA contains the following:
- the modB gene encoding molybdate ABC transporter permease subunit codes for MDWTPLILSAKLAIWTMLLIPILASPMASLLAFGRFKGKSLLDAVVTLPMVMPPTVLGFALLVVMGPRGYLGGLWEDVTGNRLVFSFTGILLASLVFNLPFAVQPLRASLEKLDPRLLESAAVLGLSPLSTFFRIVLPNCMGGLAAASILVFAHSLGEFGVILMVGGSIPGQTQVASVAIFEAVEALRFDDAFRMSAALIPVCFAVLLIINKINARRA; via the coding sequence ATGGATTGGACACCACTGATCCTCTCGGCCAAACTGGCCATTTGGACCATGTTGCTCATCCCTATCTTGGCCTCCCCGATGGCCAGCTTGCTGGCTTTCGGGAGGTTCAAGGGGAAGAGCCTCCTCGACGCCGTGGTTACCCTGCCCATGGTCATGCCGCCCACGGTTCTCGGTTTCGCTCTGCTCGTGGTCATGGGGCCTCGCGGCTACCTGGGCGGCTTGTGGGAGGACGTCACCGGGAACCGGCTGGTCTTCAGCTTTACGGGCATCCTCCTGGCCTCGCTCGTCTTCAACCTGCCGTTCGCGGTCCAGCCCCTGCGGGCCTCTCTGGAAAAGCTGGACCCGAGGCTGCTCGAGAGCGCGGCGGTCCTGGGGCTGTCCCCGCTGTCCACCTTCTTCCGCATCGTCCTGCCCAACTGCATGGGCGGCCTGGCCGCCGCGTCCATCCTGGTCTTCGCACACAGCCTCGGCGAGTTCGGCGTCATCCTCATGGTCGGCGGCAGCATCCCCGGTCAGACCCAGGTGGCCTCGGTGGCCATCTTCGAGGCGGTCGAGGCCCTGCGCTTCGACGACGCTTTCCGCATGTCGGCGGCCCTGATCCCCGTCTGCTTCGCGGTGCTTCTGATAATCAACAAGATTAATGCGAGGCGTGCATAA
- the modA gene encoding molybdate ABC transporter substrate-binding protein — translation MKRIFSLVLVLCLLVPSGAFAADLFIAQAANFTPVMKEIIPAFEKATGLKAQATYASTGKLYGQIINDAPFDIFLAADEKRPNKLFADGLAEKPFVYAKGQVVLWSSDKNFCGDDWKATVVNDAVKRVSIANTETAPYGTSSMKAMQAVGIWDKVQPKLVFGQSISQAFQFASTGSADVGFCAYSSVFTDAGKKGCFTVVDEAPPVIQAACVLKSAPHADAAAKFVKFLATPEVQAMKLKYGYK, via the coding sequence ATGAAACGCATTTTTTCACTGGTACTTGTCCTTTGCCTTCTCGTTCCTTCGGGGGCGTTCGCAGCGGACCTGTTCATCGCCCAGGCGGCCAACTTCACCCCGGTCATGAAGGAGATCATCCCGGCCTTTGAAAAGGCCACCGGCCTCAAGGCTCAGGCGACCTACGCCTCCACCGGCAAGCTGTACGGGCAGATCATCAACGACGCACCGTTCGACATCTTCCTGGCCGCCGACGAGAAGCGCCCGAACAAGCTCTTTGCAGACGGCCTGGCCGAGAAGCCCTTCGTCTACGCCAAGGGCCAGGTGGTCCTGTGGTCCAGCGACAAGAATTTCTGTGGCGACGATTGGAAGGCCACCGTGGTCAACGACGCCGTGAAGCGCGTGTCCATCGCCAACACCGAGACCGCGCCCTACGGCACCTCGTCCATGAAGGCCATGCAGGCTGTGGGCATCTGGGACAAGGTCCAGCCCAAGCTGGTCTTCGGCCAGTCCATCTCCCAGGCCTTCCAGTTCGCTTCCACCGGTTCCGCGGACGTGGGCTTCTGCGCCTACTCCTCCGTTTTCACCGACGCGGGCAAGAAGGGCTGCTTCACCGTGGTCGACGAAGCCCCGCCGGTCATCCAGGCCGCCTGCGTGCTGAAGTCCGCTCCTCATGCCGATGCGGCCGCCAAGTTCGTCAAGTTCCTGGCCACCCCCGAGGTGCAGGCGATGAAGCTCAAGTACGGATATAAATAG
- a CDS encoding methyl-accepting chemotaxis protein, whose protein sequence is MFANLSLKVKVLALALLGPVIVAVVLSVHQAIQIRNDAEKGIVQQSRALILMAEAARNEMAKKLKMGIIVPFDQLDTQDKLLESIPVITAINIAKQQAKKLKYNFRVPKVAPRNPINKPTPFEEKILAELKAKDLVEKVVIEDNAIHYFRPIRLTKECLYCHGDKRGDRDPVGGVKEGWKEGEIHGAFEISTPLDEVNASVAKAELYAALETVAVLLAVGILVWVLVKLIIVGPLFRIRTYAKAVAKGDIDARPEGNFAAELGVVKEAIQTMVGNLKAKMFEAAQKQDEAEHAQGVAEKAMEEAKAQEAKTNALLTTMQRIAGEASLIAEQVTSAADELSSQAEQVSRGADVQRDRTTQTATAMEEMNATVLEVARNSSNSAESASNARTQAQEGAKVVREAIDAIREVHDLTATLKQSMGQLGNQTTDIGQIMNVIEDIADQTNLLALNAAIEAARAGEAGRGFAVVADEVRKLAEKTMAATKEVGNAIQVIQDAASANIRSVDHAALAVEQATDLANRSGEALESIVNYADDTSGQVQSIATAAEEQSAASEEINRAVEDINLIATETAEGMNQSAEAINELARLSNQLLKLIEEMNAH, encoded by the coding sequence ATGTTCGCCAATTTGAGCTTGAAGGTTAAAGTGCTGGCCCTGGCCCTGCTCGGACCGGTCATCGTTGCCGTGGTGCTGTCCGTCCACCAGGCCATCCAGATCCGCAACGACGCCGAGAAAGGCATCGTCCAGCAGAGCCGCGCGCTCATCCTCATGGCCGAGGCCGCCCGAAACGAAATGGCCAAGAAGCTCAAAATGGGCATCATCGTGCCCTTCGACCAGCTCGACACCCAGGACAAGCTCCTGGAGTCCATCCCGGTCATCACCGCCATCAACATCGCCAAGCAGCAGGCCAAAAAGCTGAAATACAACTTCCGGGTCCCCAAGGTCGCGCCGCGCAACCCGATCAACAAGCCCACGCCCTTCGAGGAGAAGATCCTGGCCGAACTCAAGGCCAAGGACCTGGTCGAGAAGGTCGTCATCGAAGACAACGCCATCCACTATTTCCGGCCCATCCGCCTGACCAAGGAATGCCTTTACTGCCACGGGGACAAGCGGGGCGACCGCGACCCGGTCGGCGGCGTCAAGGAAGGCTGGAAGGAAGGTGAGATCCACGGCGCGTTCGAAATCTCGACCCCCCTGGACGAGGTCAACGCCAGCGTGGCCAAGGCCGAGCTCTACGCCGCGCTGGAGACCGTGGCCGTGCTCCTGGCCGTGGGCATCCTGGTCTGGGTCCTGGTCAAGCTGATCATCGTCGGCCCGCTTTTCCGCATCCGCACCTATGCCAAGGCCGTGGCCAAGGGCGACATCGATGCCCGGCCCGAAGGAAACTTCGCCGCCGAGTTGGGCGTGGTCAAAGAGGCCATCCAGACCATGGTCGGCAACCTCAAGGCCAAGATGTTCGAGGCCGCCCAAAAACAGGATGAGGCCGAACACGCCCAGGGCGTGGCCGAAAAGGCCATGGAAGAAGCCAAGGCCCAGGAGGCCAAAACCAACGCGCTGTTGACCACCATGCAACGCATCGCGGGCGAGGCTTCGCTCATTGCCGAGCAGGTCACCTCGGCCGCCGACGAACTCTCCTCCCAGGCCGAGCAGGTCAGCCGGGGTGCGGACGTCCAGCGCGACCGCACCACCCAGACCGCCACGGCCATGGAGGAGATGAACGCGACCGTCCTCGAAGTGGCCCGCAACTCCTCCAACTCCGCCGAGTCCGCGTCCAACGCCCGGACCCAGGCCCAGGAAGGGGCCAAGGTCGTACGCGAGGCCATCGACGCCATCCGCGAGGTCCACGACCTGACCGCCACCCTCAAGCAGTCCATGGGCCAGCTCGGCAACCAGACCACGGACATCGGCCAGATCATGAACGTCATCGAGGACATCGCCGACCAGACCAATCTGCTGGCGCTGAACGCCGCCATCGAGGCCGCCCGCGCGGGTGAGGCCGGGCGGGGTTTCGCCGTGGTCGCCGACGAGGTCCGCAAGCTCGCCGAAAAAACCATGGCCGCCACCAAGGAGGTCGGCAACGCCATCCAGGTCATCCAGGATGCCGCCTCCGCCAACATCCGCAGCGTGGACCACGCGGCCCTGGCCGTGGAGCAGGCCACCGACCTGGCCAACCGGTCCGGCGAGGCCCTGGAATCCATCGTCAATTACGCCGACGACACCTCCGGGCAGGTCCAGTCCATCGCCACTGCGGCCGAGGAACAGTCCGCGGCGTCCGAGGAGATCAACCGGGCCGTGGAAGACATCAATCTCATCGCCACCGAAACCGCGGAAGGCATGAACCAGTCAGCCGAGGCCATCAACGAACTGGCCCGCCTGTCCAACCAACTCCTCAAACTCATTGAGGAAATGAACGCCCACTAG
- a CDS encoding substrate-binding periplasmic protein — translation MYSLVFLLCLATAFFSVSGAWAESLIVASDEWCPYNCGPGDGREGYTVDILRAIFEPAGIAVDYRIMGWERALEEARRGHVAAVIGADREEAEGFVFPREEIGMDYFAFFVRTGDPWRYMGPRSLLGRRLGIPAGYGLAPNIEAFYDAHSKEIDIYRASREKPALHNLQLFGGAAGCRRGRCAGRLLYRPLRGLPGLHRVRGL, via the coding sequence ATGTATTCCTTGGTGTTTCTCCTCTGCCTGGCAACGGCCTTCTTCAGTGTCTCCGGCGCATGGGCCGAATCGCTCATCGTGGCTTCGGACGAATGGTGCCCGTACAACTGCGGTCCCGGCGACGGGCGCGAGGGCTACACCGTGGACATTCTGCGAGCCATCTTCGAACCGGCCGGAATAGCCGTCGACTATCGCATCATGGGCTGGGAGCGTGCCTTGGAGGAGGCCCGCCGGGGACATGTCGCGGCGGTCATCGGCGCGGACCGGGAAGAGGCCGAGGGGTTTGTCTTTCCGAGAGAGGAAATAGGCATGGACTACTTCGCCTTTTTCGTCAGGACCGGCGATCCCTGGCGGTATATGGGGCCGAGGTCCCTGCTCGGCAGGCGACTCGGCATTCCCGCCGGATACGGCCTGGCCCCGAATATAGAGGCCTTCTACGACGCCCATAGCAAGGAGATCGACATCTACCGGGCGAGCCGGGAGAAGCCCGCTCTGCACAACCTCCAGCTATTTGGAGGGGCGGCTGGATGTCGTCGCGGACGATGCGCAGGTCGTCTGCTATATCGCCCACTCCGAGGGCTTCCTGGGCTCCATCGAGTACGCGGGCTATGA
- a CDS encoding sigma-54 interaction domain-containing protein, whose translation MAIADPAALIRSLSNKQGLAALLDVLPLAVAIMDRDGTLLAVNRNYESLTGVTGERVLGIRCLHALRSDYCMRNCPVLAGWTDKRTRTLEANIINRDREKVSVHLTLAPLVAEDGSIRGVIETLMPASVHVLDEIVSGVSGLGELVGRSPEVRKIFAMTPSIAQTDSPVLITGETGTGKDMLAEEIHKESDRDGPFVKVNCGALPVPLLEAELFGHAKNALPGADHAKPGRLRMAHGGTLFITEIGDLPLPLQTKLLAYMDDHAVRPIGSTKVVHTDVRIMAASHYDLEDMVRRKRFRRDLLYRLNVIRLHLPPLRERGEDLLLLQDHFLKMFQVRYGKKVDRFSKNVETLLRSYEFPGNIRELRNLIEYAVNFCDTNVVRMRHLPGYMLHGPNLPETLSVPPRAAESGAVRAAPPERWEDVQRKMILEALVKTGGRKTKAAELLGWGRSTLWRKMKHFGIE comes from the coding sequence ATGGCCATAGCCGACCCGGCCGCATTGATACGGAGTCTTTCGAACAAGCAGGGGCTTGCCGCCCTGCTGGACGTGTTGCCGCTGGCCGTGGCCATCATGGATCGGGACGGAACGCTCTTGGCGGTGAACCGGAACTACGAGTCGCTGACCGGGGTGACCGGCGAGCGGGTGCTGGGTATCCGCTGCCTGCACGCGTTGCGCTCGGACTACTGCATGCGCAACTGCCCGGTGCTGGCCGGGTGGACGGACAAGCGCACCCGGACCCTGGAGGCGAACATCATCAACCGCGACCGGGAGAAGGTCAGCGTGCACCTGACGCTCGCCCCGTTGGTGGCGGAGGACGGCTCCATCCGGGGCGTCATCGAGACTTTGATGCCCGCTTCGGTGCACGTCCTGGACGAGATCGTCAGCGGGGTTTCGGGGCTGGGCGAGTTGGTCGGGCGCAGCCCGGAGGTGCGCAAGATCTTCGCCATGACCCCGTCCATCGCCCAGACGGATTCGCCGGTGCTGATCACCGGGGAGACGGGCACGGGCAAGGACATGCTGGCCGAGGAGATTCACAAGGAGTCGGACCGGGACGGCCCCTTCGTCAAGGTCAACTGCGGCGCGCTGCCCGTGCCGCTGCTGGAGGCCGAGCTGTTCGGCCACGCCAAGAACGCCCTGCCCGGTGCGGACCACGCCAAGCCCGGCCGGTTGCGCATGGCCCACGGCGGCACGCTGTTCATCACCGAGATCGGGGACCTGCCCCTGCCGTTGCAGACCAAGCTGCTCGCGTACATGGACGACCACGCGGTCCGGCCCATCGGCTCGACCAAGGTGGTCCACACGGACGTGCGCATCATGGCGGCCAGCCACTACGACCTGGAGGACATGGTCCGGCGCAAGCGGTTCCGGCGCGACCTCCTCTACCGGCTGAACGTCATCCGGCTGCACCTGCCGCCCCTGCGCGAGCGGGGCGAGGACCTGCTCCTGCTCCAGGACCACTTCCTGAAGATGTTCCAGGTGCGCTACGGCAAGAAGGTGGACCGTTTCTCCAAAAACGTGGAGACGCTGCTGCGCTCGTACGAATTTCCGGGCAACATCCGGGAGCTGCGCAACCTGATCGAATACGCGGTCAACTTCTGCGACACCAACGTGGTCCGCATGCGCCACCTGCCGGGCTACATGCTCCACGGGCCGAACCTGCCCGAAACCCTGTCCGTGCCGCCCAGGGCGGCGGAATCGGGGGCGGTCCGCGCTGCCCCGCCCGAGCGCTGGGAGGATGTGCAGCGCAAAATGATTCTGGAGGCATTGGTCAAGACCGGCGGGCGCAAGACCAAGGCGGCCGAGCTGCTCGGCTGGGGCCGCTCCACCCTGTGGCGCAAGATGAAACACTTCGGCATCGAATAG
- a CDS encoding NifB/NifX family molybdenum-iron cluster-binding protein codes for MENILIPLMDNELSPRFDLAPEVLIISITRETSAMGTLSERVINFEAPSAEAMYRLVMAENIQTIICAGMEKEVFEFLKRKGVKVVDNVCGPVDPILEAYLAGRLSPGQNYF; via the coding sequence ATGGAAAACATCCTCATTCCCCTGATGGACAACGAACTGTCCCCCCGCTTCGACCTCGCCCCGGAGGTGCTGATCATCTCCATCACCCGCGAGACCAGCGCCATGGGCACCCTGAGCGAGCGGGTCATCAACTTCGAGGCCCCGTCCGCCGAGGCCATGTACCGGCTGGTCATGGCCGAAAATATCCAGACCATCATCTGCGCGGGCATGGAGAAGGAGGTCTTCGAATTCCTCAAGCGCAAGGGCGTCAAGGTCGTGGACAACGTCTGCGGCCCGGTGGACCCGATCCTCGAAGCCTATCTTGCCGGCCGGCTTTCGCCCGGCCAAAACTATTTCTGA
- a CDS encoding CBS domain-containing protein, protein MKVKELMTPVSAYQTLGLDATLGDVAAILKPGSHRDILIVNEQGAFAGVLTMSDIITALEPNYKKLFKKDLASDTLSNRYVAEQFKEFNLWSDTLTNICARGIKIKVTDAMHVPEEGHYINEDNDIEYGVHMYMIGTPQPLIVRNDGQVTGVLRMSDVFKEIIGRMHTCALAD, encoded by the coding sequence ATGAAAGTCAAAGAACTGATGACCCCGGTGAGCGCCTACCAGACCCTGGGCCTGGACGCCACGCTGGGCGACGTCGCCGCCATCCTGAAGCCCGGCAGCCACCGGGACATCCTCATCGTCAATGAACAGGGCGCCTTCGCCGGGGTCCTGACCATGTCCGACATCATCACCGCGCTGGAACCCAACTACAAGAAACTCTTCAAGAAAGACCTCGCCAGCGACACCCTTTCCAACCGCTACGTCGCCGAGCAGTTCAAGGAATTCAATCTCTGGTCCGACACCCTGACCAACATCTGTGCCCGGGGCATCAAGATCAAGGTGACGGACGCCATGCACGTCCCCGAGGAAGGCCATTACATCAATGAGGACAACGACATCGAATACGGCGTGCACATGTACATGATCGGCACGCCCCAGCCGCTGATCGTCCGCAACGACGGCCAGGTCACCGGCGTGCTGCGCATGTCGGACGTCTTCAAGGAAATCATCGGCCGCATGCACACCTGCGCCCTGGCCGACTAG